A single genomic interval of Spinacia oleracea cultivar Varoflay chromosome 6, BTI_SOV_V1, whole genome shotgun sequence harbors:
- the LOC110791218 gene encoding uncharacterized protein: MGNLYLTLCPNWYFTTNLSCHYNGRIVLAWDPDVFQIDIIHMGSQLIHTCVTPRSSDKGFFCTSIYGFNTPSERESLWASLTSFSNLNHQAWLIMGDFNSIMEMEDRIGAPVRLADIKPMRNCMATYNLTQVKTIGRQFTWNNKQEGENRVFSRIDRVLSNTAWDDMFPTAEAMYLPEGTFDHCPMILSTLFTCQSKKPFRFYNMWTSSPDFLPIIEKHWQKYVYGCHMFRIIQKLKWIKQDLRDHNKSGYSNIEATKIQLQHQLADIQNKLHTDPTYAMLATEEKEIAAAYRTAKETHLSFLHQTSKAHWLEQGDENSRAFYQSIRQRRKHNTIHSIQTSTGEWVNSVEGV, translated from the coding sequence ATGGGTAACCTGTATCTCACACTGTGTCCTAACTGGTATTTCACCACCAACTTAAGCTGTCATTACAATGGTAGAATTGTTCTAGCCTGGGATCCAGATGTTTTTCAAATAGACATCATCCATATGGGAAGTCAACTGATTCACACATGTGTTACCCCAAGAAGCTCTGACAAGGGCTTCTTCTGCACCTCCATCTATGGCTTCAATACTCCTTCTGAGAGAGAGTCCCTGTGGGCCTCTTTGACTTCTTTCTCTAACCTAAACCATCAAGCATGGTTAATAATGGGGGACTTTAACTCCATCATGGAAATGGAAGACAGAATTGGGGCACCTGTGAGACTTGCTGATATCAAGCCAATGAGGAACTGTATGGCCACCTACAACCTCACTCAGGTCAAAACAATAGGTAGACAGTTTACATGGAACAACAAACAAGAAGGGGAGAATAGAGTCTTCTCTAGAATTGATAGAGTGTTATCCAACACTGCTTGGGATGACATGTTCCCTACTGCTGAAGCTATGTATTTGCCAGAAGGTACTTTTGACCATTGTCCAATGATTTTGAGCACCTTATTCACTTGTCAGTCAAAGAAACCTTTCAGGTTTTATAACATGTGGACTTCTTCTCCTGATTTCCTCCCCATAATAGAGAAGCATTGGCAAAAATATGTCTATGGATGTCACATGTTCAGGATAATCCAAAAGCTTAAATGGATAAAACAGGACCTCAGGGACCACAACAAATCTGGTTATAGTAATATTGAAGCAACCAAGATTCAGCTGCAACATCAGCTTGCTGACATTCAAAACAAGTTACACACAGATCCTACATATGCTATGCTAGCTacagaagaaaaagaaattgcTGCTGCTTACAGAACTGCAAAAGAGACTCACCTCTCTTTCCTTCACCAAACTTCTAAAGCTCATTGGCTTGAACAAGGAGATGAAAATAGCAGAGCCTTCTACCAGAGTATTAGGCAAAGAAGAAAACACAATACCATTCATTCTATTCAAACCTCTACTGGAGAGTGGGTGAACTCAGTTGAGGGTGTTTAG